One genomic segment of Spirochaeta cellobiosiphila DSM 17781 includes these proteins:
- the rpsH gene encoding 30S ribosomal protein S8, with protein sequence MAVSDPVADMLTKIRNAVSATHEKVDITPSKIKMEIVKILKNEGYVKNFKKITSEDKDVIRVFLKYDVKENPVIHGIERLSTPGRRVYSGYKKMPRVLNGFGTLIISTSEGVTTGKKAAEKKMGGELICSVW encoded by the coding sequence ATGGCAGTATCAGATCCAGTAGCGGATATGCTGACAAAAATTCGGAATGCGGTTTCTGCAACTCATGAGAAGGTTGATATTACTCCTTCCAAGATTAAGATGGAAATCGTAAAGATTCTGAAAAATGAAGGTTATGTAAAGAACTTCAAAAAAATCACTTCAGAAGACAAAGATGTTATTCGAGTGTTTTTGAAGTATGATGTAAAAGAAAATCCAGTGATCCACGGAATTGAAAGATTATCAACTCCAGGAAGACGGGTTTACTCAGGTTATAAAAAAATGCCTAGAGTATTAAACGGATTTGGAACTCTAATTATTTCCACATCGGAAGGGGTTACAACCGGTAAGAAAGCTGCAGAGAAGAAGATGGGCGGTGAGCTTATCTGTTCTGTATGGTAA
- the rplO gene encoding 50S ribosomal protein L15: protein MAQFEIRAPKGATKKKKIVGRGRATGVGKTSGRGSNGQNARSGGKVRPGFEGGQMPLYRRLARRGFSNARFKKEYVVINLIDLQNRFKSGDKVNLDTLKKVGLIKNSVTDVKLLGNGEIKKKLTVELDRISTSAKEAILAAGGTVSEKTEKE from the coding sequence ATGGCACAATTCGAGATTCGAGCACCTAAGGGTGCTACGAAAAAGAAAAAAATCGTAGGTCGAGGTCGGGCAACAGGTGTTGGTAAGACTTCCGGTCGAGGTAGTAATGGCCAGAATGCAAGATCAGGTGGTAAAGTACGACCTGGTTTTGAGGGTGGTCAGATGCCTTTATATAGACGACTTGCTCGGAGAGGTTTCTCAAATGCGAGATTCAAGAAAGAGTATGTTGTTATAAATCTCATAGATCTGCAAAACAGATTTAAGAGTGGAGATAAAGTTAATCTTGATACACTTAAGAAGGTTGGACTAATTAAAAATAGTGTGACTGATGTTAAGTTGTTGGGTAACGGCGAAATCAAGAAAAAGCTAACTGTTGAATTGGATAGAATTTCAACTTCAGCAAAAGAAGCTATTCTTGCCGCAGGCGGAACTGTCTCCGAAAAAACAGAAAAGGAATAA
- a CDS encoding DNA-directed RNA polymerase subunit alpha — MARKNLLKGFKRPKGLTFEHGELNSNYGKFIAYPFERGYGTTIGNSLRRILLSSIQGYAVSAIHVTSYDSEGTPHVISSEFEAIPDVVEDTPQIISNLKHLQIALGEDEEQKTIVIEKKGAGAILGSDLEKDGVTVVSKDLVIATLMEDAHVQMEIQVDLGRGYVPSELNEKYIDIIGTIPMDAIFSPVKRVKYQVEDTRVGQRADYDKLTLEIFTDGTIAPEDALAEAAKIAKEHFTIFINFDEDEIMGDEEVDEEQEALDALLSTPVEELELTVRSSNCLKNAKIETIGDLIKKTEDEIAKTRNFGKKSLEEIKMKLKERGLSLGITDESVLKNSLKLGKKE; from the coding sequence ATGGCGCGTAAAAACCTTTTAAAAGGATTCAAACGACCTAAAGGACTAACTTTCGAACATGGTGAGTTGAATTCCAATTATGGTAAGTTCATAGCTTATCCTTTCGAAAGGGGATACGGTACAACAATAGGGAATTCTTTAAGAAGAATTCTACTGTCTTCCATACAAGGGTATGCTGTTTCTGCAATTCATGTGACTAGTTACGATTCTGAAGGTACACCACATGTTATTTCATCTGAATTCGAAGCTATACCTGATGTTGTAGAGGATACACCTCAAATAATTTCAAACTTGAAGCATTTGCAGATTGCTCTTGGTGAAGATGAAGAGCAAAAGACAATTGTGATTGAAAAAAAAGGTGCTGGAGCTATTTTAGGTTCAGACTTAGAGAAAGATGGTGTTACTGTTGTATCTAAAGATTTAGTTATTGCAACACTTATGGAAGATGCTCATGTACAAATGGAGATTCAAGTTGATTTAGGACGTGGATATGTTCCTTCTGAATTGAACGAAAAGTACATAGATATTATTGGTACGATCCCGATGGACGCCATTTTCTCTCCTGTTAAACGGGTAAAATATCAAGTTGAGGATACTCGAGTTGGACAACGTGCTGACTACGATAAGTTAACTTTAGAGATCTTTACTGATGGAACTATTGCTCCTGAAGATGCTTTGGCTGAAGCAGCCAAAATTGCTAAGGAGCATTTTACAATCTTTATTAATTTTGATGAAGATGAAATCATGGGTGATGAAGAAGTTGATGAGGAACAGGAAGCTCTTGATGCCTTGTTAAGTACACCTGTTGAGGAATTGGAACTTACAGTTAGATCAAGTAATTGTCTTAAGAATGCTAAGATTGAAACTATTGGTGATCTGATCAAGAAAACTGAAGATGAGATCGCCAAAACAAGAAACTTCGGTAAAAAGTCTCTTGAAGAGATTAAAATGAAGTTAAAAGAAAGAGGTTTAAGTCTTGGTATAACTGACGAGAGCGTCCTCAAAAACTCATTGAAACTCGGAAAAAAGGAATAG
- the rpsK gene encoding 30S ribosomal protein S11, translated as MAKVKKKKDKKTVVEGQVFIQATFNNTIVTVADMKGNAISWASAGSLGFKGAKKSTPYAAQTTAEAAATRAKDFGLRDVHVYVKGPGVGRESAIRSLGALGLRVKSIRDITPIPHNGCRPRKSRRV; from the coding sequence TTGGCTAAGGTTAAGAAGAAAAAAGACAAAAAGACGGTTGTTGAAGGACAAGTTTTTATTCAAGCTACCTTCAATAATACAATTGTTACCGTCGCTGATATGAAAGGAAATGCAATTTCCTGGGCAAGTGCTGGATCTTTAGGATTCAAGGGAGCTAAGAAGTCTACTCCTTATGCCGCACAGACTACAGCCGAAGCTGCAGCTACAAGAGCGAAAGATTTCGGTCTTAGAGACGTTCATGTTTATGTGAAAGGACCAGGTGTAGGACGAGAGTCTGCTATCCGATCATTAGGTGCTTTAGGTCTTAGAGTGAAAAGCATCAGGGATATAACACCTATTCCACATAATGGTTGTCGACCTCGTAAGAGTCGAAGAGTATAA
- the rplF gene encoding 50S ribosomal protein L6, whose protein sequence is MSRIGKKPIELPQGVKVTFGDNLFTVEGPKGKLSQDYKPHVTFAQEGNVVTVNRVDDSKPSRSYHGLYRNLLANMVEGVSKGFTKNLVINGVGYRAETKGNIVTFNLGYSTQIEYVVPEGVEVKIDSNTKVAVLGIDKQKVGQVAAEIRGLRPPEPYKGKGIKYEEEHIRRKVGKSGVK, encoded by the coding sequence ATGTCACGAATTGGTAAAAAACCTATTGAGCTACCTCAGGGTGTAAAGGTTACCTTCGGGGACAACCTTTTTACTGTAGAAGGTCCCAAAGGAAAGCTTTCCCAGGATTACAAACCACATGTTACTTTCGCTCAAGAAGGTAACGTTGTAACTGTAAATCGAGTTGATGATAGTAAACCTTCTCGAAGTTATCATGGTTTGTATAGAAACCTTTTGGCAAACATGGTCGAAGGTGTATCTAAAGGTTTTACTAAGAATTTAGTAATAAACGGAGTTGGATACAGAGCAGAGACTAAAGGTAATATTGTAACATTTAACCTTGGGTACTCTACTCAAATTGAATATGTTGTTCCTGAAGGTGTTGAGGTCAAGATCGACAGTAATACGAAAGTTGCTGTTCTCGGAATTGATAAACAGAAGGTTGGACAAGTTGCTGCTGAAATCAGAGGACTTAGACCACCAGAACCTTACAAAGGTAAGGGTATCAAGTACGAAGAAGAACACATTCGTAGAAAAGTCGGTAAGTCCGGTGTTAAGTAG
- the rpmD gene encoding 50S ribosomal protein L30 gives MAKAKVKKVRVRLVRSIIGRIKTQKRTVKALGLGKIGSVVEKEVNPAIQGMINSISHLVEVEEIV, from the coding sequence ATGGCTAAAGCGAAAGTAAAGAAGGTACGAGTAAGATTGGTTCGTTCGATAATTGGTCGTATTAAAACTCAAAAGAGAACTGTAAAAGCTCTCGGATTGGGTAAGATTGGATCTGTTGTTGAAAAAGAAGTTAATCCTGCAATACAGGGTATGATAAATTCTATTTCTCACCTTGTAGAAGTCGAGGAGATCGTATAA
- the rpsE gene encoding 30S ribosomal protein S5, protein MDQNKDNEFVEKLIRLNRVAKVVKGGRRFSFSALMVVGDGNGRVGYGFGKANDVTEAIRKSVDKAKSSMINVPIYKNTIPHIVNGEFKSANVLLKPAAPGTGIIAGGAVRAVMEAAGINDILSKSLGSGNNMNIIKATFDGLSSLLLARNVASNRGRSIKDMWG, encoded by the coding sequence GTGGATCAGAACAAAGATAATGAATTTGTTGAAAAATTGATTCGCCTAAACCGTGTAGCTAAGGTTGTGAAAGGTGGACGTAGGTTCAGCTTTTCAGCCTTAATGGTTGTAGGTGATGGTAACGGTAGAGTTGGTTATGGATTTGGTAAAGCTAATGACGTAACTGAAGCTATTCGAAAATCAGTAGATAAGGCAAAGTCAAGTATGATTAATGTTCCTATCTATAAGAATACAATTCCTCATATTGTTAATGGGGAGTTTAAGAGTGCTAACGTGCTTCTTAAACCTGCGGCACCTGGTACAGGAATTATCGCTGGTGGTGCCGTTCGTGCTGTTATGGAAGCTGCTGGTATCAATGATATCCTCAGTAAATCCCTTGGTTCTGGTAACAATATGAATATTATTAAGGCAACTTTTGATGGTCTTAGTAGTCTTCTTTTAGCTAGAAATGTTGCTTCCAATCGAGGAAGAAGCATTAAGGACATGTGGGGGTAA
- a CDS encoding type Z 30S ribosomal protein S14, producing MAKTSMIVKALRKPKYSTRKVNRCRVCGRPRGYMRKFQMCRICFRKLASEGLIPGVTKSSW from the coding sequence ATGGCAAAAACTTCCATGATCGTAAAGGCTTTACGAAAGCCTAAATACTCCACTCGAAAGGTCAATAGATGCCGCGTTTGTGGACGACCTCGAGGTTATATGAGAAAGTTTCAGATGTGCAGGATCTGTTTCAGAAAGCTTGCGAGCGAGGGGCTGATTCCTGGCGTAACAAAATCAAGCTGGTAG
- the rpmJ gene encoding 50S ribosomal protein L36 yields the protein MKVRVSVKPICDKCKIIRRRGVVRIICENPKHKQRQK from the coding sequence ATGAAGGTACGTGTTAGTGTAAAGCCGATTTGTGATAAGTGTAAAATTATTCGTCGACGTGGAGTTGTTAGAATAATTTGCGAAAATCCAAAGCACAAACAAAGACAGAAGTAA
- the rplR gene encoding 50S ribosomal protein L18 produces MKKLVEKNKRRAKRKLRIRGRLSGTADRPRLSVFKSNKHISAQVINDIDGVTIVSASSYEKDAKIAHNVEGATALGELIGKRLLEKKISNVVFDRNGFLYHGLVKAVADGARKAGIEF; encoded by the coding sequence ATGAAGAAACTTGTTGAGAAAAATAAGCGAAGAGCGAAGCGAAAGCTTCGAATCAGAGGCAGACTCTCTGGAACTGCTGACAGACCAAGACTTAGTGTATTTAAGAGTAATAAACACATTAGTGCTCAGGTTATAAATGATATTGATGGTGTAACCATTGTATCTGCGTCCTCCTATGAAAAAGATGCAAAAATTGCTCATAACGTAGAAGGGGCGACAGCTTTAGGAGAGTTAATCGGAAAAAGACTCTTAGAGAAAAAAATATCTAATGTAGTCTTTGATCGAAATGGTTTTTTGTACCACGGTTTAGTTAAAGCCGTAGCCGATGGTGCTCGAAAAGCTGGGATCGAATTCTAG
- the secY gene encoding preprotein translocase subunit SecY, with product MANNPLVDIFKIKDLRSRVLFTLGVLIVFRIGGTLPIPGINPTALKNYFDTHQGSGLGIADYMDFFAGGAFKNFSIFMLGIMPYISTSIIMQLMMLAFPSLRKISEEDGGRKKVQRYTRYGTIVVALIQSYAAAVYANSIPDILTIGRTEYTIIAMLTVTTGTVFLMWLGEQINQRGIGNGISLLIFAGIVARMPNGIYVLIRAIRENRLNLVFVLLVFVMFIGVIALVIYEQQGQRKIPVNYAKRIVGRKMYGGQNTYIPFKINPSGVIPVIFASSVMTFPLQIANNLGVQYKWLRTVYTWLQPGGITYMVIYTLLIIFFAYFYTQVSLNPLEIAKQIRENGGTIPGIRSEKIEEYLTRILNRIILPGSLFLAFIAIVPSIVQSVFGFPTQVAYLMGGTSLLIMVGVDLDTMSQIEGHLRMHHHDGLTKKGKLRSRNL from the coding sequence ATGGCAAACAATCCTCTAGTCGACATCTTTAAGATTAAAGACCTCAGATCCAGAGTACTCTTTACACTTGGGGTCTTGATTGTTTTTAGAATTGGGGGGACACTTCCCATTCCCGGGATTAATCCCACAGCTCTGAAGAACTATTTTGATACGCACCAAGGGTCAGGGTTAGGAATTGCAGATTATATGGATTTCTTTGCTGGTGGAGCGTTTAAGAATTTTTCGATATTTATGCTGGGGATAATGCCATATATATCAACGTCTATTATTATGCAGCTTATGATGCTTGCTTTCCCCTCCTTGAGAAAAATCTCTGAAGAGGATGGGGGACGCAAGAAAGTCCAAAGATATACGCGGTACGGTACAATTGTAGTAGCTTTGATACAATCTTATGCCGCTGCCGTGTATGCTAATAGCATTCCTGATATATTAACAATAGGTAGAACGGAATACACAATAATAGCAATGTTGACAGTAACAACTGGAACAGTGTTCTTGATGTGGTTAGGGGAACAGATTAACCAACGCGGGATAGGTAATGGAATATCATTATTAATTTTCGCAGGTATAGTTGCTCGAATGCCAAATGGAATTTATGTTCTTATCAGAGCAATTCGAGAAAATCGTTTGAACCTTGTTTTTGTTCTACTAGTTTTTGTTATGTTTATCGGTGTTATAGCACTGGTAATATATGAGCAGCAGGGACAGAGAAAGATTCCTGTGAATTATGCTAAAAGGATAGTTGGTAGAAAGATGTATGGGGGACAAAACACCTATATACCTTTCAAAATAAATCCTTCTGGTGTAATTCCTGTTATTTTTGCTTCATCTGTAATGACATTTCCATTACAGATCGCTAATAACTTAGGAGTCCAGTATAAATGGTTAAGGACTGTTTACACTTGGTTACAACCTGGTGGAATTACGTATATGGTCATTTATACATTATTGATTATCTTTTTCGCTTATTTTTATACTCAGGTTAGTTTGAATCCATTAGAGATTGCTAAGCAAATTCGTGAGAATGGTGGAACAATACCAGGTATTAGAAGTGAAAAGATAGAGGAATACCTGACAAGAATCCTTAACAGGATAATTCTTCCTGGATCATTGTTTTTGGCTTTTATAGCAATTGTACCTTCTATCGTGCAAAGTGTATTTGGGTTTCCAACTCAAGTAGCCTATTTAATGGGTGGTACTTCGTTGTTGATTATGGTTGGCGTAGACCTAGATACAATGAGTCAAATAGAGGGACATTTACGAATGCATCATCATGATGGTTTGACAAAAAAAGGTAAGTTGAGATCCAGGAATCTCTAA
- the rpsM gene encoding 30S ribosomal protein S13 — MARIAGIDLPNKPLEIALTYIYGIGRTSAKKICEATKLDPMSRTKDLTNDQVNDLRKIIENDYTVEGRLRSEVALNIKRLMDIGCYRGLRHRRGLPLRGQRTKTNARTRKGKKKTVANKKK; from the coding sequence ATGGCTCGTATTGCTGGTATTGATTTACCAAACAAACCGCTGGAAATTGCGTTAACCTATATTTATGGTATAGGACGGACTTCAGCAAAGAAAATTTGTGAAGCAACAAAATTGGATCCTATGTCAAGAACAAAGGATCTTACTAATGATCAAGTCAATGATTTACGAAAGATCATTGAAAATGATTATACTGTAGAAGGTCGTCTTCGATCTGAAGTAGCACTAAATATTAAGAGATTAATGGATATTGGTTGCTATAGAGGACTACGACACAGAAGAGGATTACCATTACGAGGGCAGAGAACTAAAACTAATGCCAGAACTCGTAAGGGTAAAAAGAAAACTGTTGCTAACAAAAAGAAATAA
- the rplE gene encoding 50S ribosomal protein L5 — translation MASVPRLKMKYQDSVAGELKEQFSYKSVMQIPRVEKVVVSAGVGEAIQNKKLLDSITSEISLITGQKAMKTKARKSVAAFKVRQGQEIGAKVTLRGTIMWEFLDRLINVALPRVKDFRGVNNKAFDGHGNYSLGITEQIIFPEIDYDKIEKVSGLNVAVITTAKTDQEAKELLAKLGMPFKK, via the coding sequence ATGGCAAGTGTTCCACGATTGAAAATGAAATATCAGGATTCAGTTGCTGGTGAGTTGAAAGAACAATTCAGCTACAAGTCTGTTATGCAGATTCCTCGAGTCGAGAAAGTTGTAGTTAGTGCTGGTGTTGGTGAAGCGATTCAGAATAAGAAGCTATTAGATTCAATTACTTCTGAAATCTCACTAATAACTGGTCAAAAGGCTATGAAAACTAAAGCTCGAAAATCTGTAGCGGCGTTTAAAGTAAGACAAGGTCAGGAAATTGGTGCAAAAGTAACTCTACGAGGTACTATCATGTGGGAATTCCTTGATCGTCTAATTAATGTAGCTCTACCTCGAGTTAAAGACTTTCGTGGTGTAAATAATAAAGCGTTTGATGGTCATGGAAATTACTCCTTGGGTATCACAGAACAAATTATTTTCCCAGAAATCGATTATGACAAGATTGAGAAGGTAAGCGGCTTAAATGTTGCTGTAATCACAACTGCTAAGACAGATCAAGAAGCTAAGGAATTATTAGCTAAACTTGGTATGCCTTTTAAGAAATAG